The proteins below come from a single Streptomyces sp. M92 genomic window:
- a CDS encoding Na+/H+ antiporter subunit D — MNALVPLPVLLPLCVTGLKLAIGPRLQRFQRFITLAVLAAVLVLSVILMVAADRHGPLSVHLGDFAPPIGITLVADRLAGLMLTVSSAVTLLVNLYSLGQGMADRDDQTPVGVFHPAYLILVAGVSCTFLAGDLVNLYVSFEIMLVASFVLLTIGGTATRIRAGSTYVIISLFSSVLFLVAIAMTYSVAGTVNFAQLAGRLQEVPAGARTLLEAMLLTVFAIKAAVFPLAAWLPDSYPTAPAPVTAVFAGLLTKVGVYSMLRTQTLLFPGHRLGDVLMLAALASMVVGILGAVAQTDLKRVLSFTLISHIGYMVFGIALAGRGSISGAIVYVAHHITVQTTLFLVAGLVERRDGTTELTRLGGLAKSAPLLAVLFFVPAMNLGGIPPLSGFIGKLGLMRAGVDDGGGWAWALVAASAATSLLTLYVMAKVWNLAFWRDAPPGTEGEGRVLESAEDDPGDDNNDDNGDNGEDEEARATGAGRSLPVPAGAVVSAGFLGQSITTTKRLPWPMLVATGAAVALGLLYTVLGGPLTTFTDAAAAELLARTPYIEAVLGR, encoded by the coding sequence GTGAACGCGCTCGTCCCCCTCCCCGTCCTGCTGCCCCTGTGCGTCACCGGCCTGAAGCTGGCCATCGGACCCCGGCTCCAGCGGTTCCAGCGCTTCATCACCCTCGCCGTGCTCGCCGCGGTCCTCGTGCTCTCCGTGATCCTCATGGTGGCCGCCGACCGCCACGGCCCGCTCAGCGTGCACCTCGGCGACTTCGCGCCGCCCATCGGCATCACCCTCGTCGCCGACCGGCTCGCGGGCCTGATGCTCACCGTGTCCAGCGCCGTCACCCTGCTCGTCAACCTGTACTCGCTCGGCCAGGGCATGGCCGACCGCGACGACCAGACACCGGTCGGCGTCTTCCACCCCGCCTACCTCATCCTCGTGGCCGGCGTCTCCTGCACCTTCCTCGCCGGGGACCTCGTCAACCTCTACGTCAGCTTCGAGATCATGCTCGTCGCGAGCTTCGTCCTGCTCACCATCGGCGGCACCGCGACCCGCATCCGCGCCGGGTCGACGTACGTGATCATCTCGCTGTTCTCCTCGGTGCTCTTCCTCGTCGCGATCGCCATGACGTACTCGGTCGCGGGGACCGTGAACTTCGCCCAGCTCGCGGGACGGCTGCAGGAGGTGCCGGCCGGGGCGCGCACCCTGCTGGAGGCCATGCTGCTGACGGTCTTCGCCATCAAGGCGGCGGTGTTCCCGCTCGCGGCCTGGCTGCCCGACTCCTACCCGACCGCCCCCGCGCCGGTCACCGCGGTCTTCGCCGGTCTGCTGACCAAGGTCGGCGTGTACTCGATGCTGCGCACCCAGACCCTGCTCTTCCCCGGCCACCGCCTCGGCGACGTGCTGATGCTCGCCGCCCTCGCCTCCATGGTCGTCGGCATCCTCGGCGCGGTCGCCCAGACCGACCTGAAACGGGTGCTGTCCTTCACCCTCATCAGCCACATCGGCTACATGGTGTTCGGCATCGCGCTCGCCGGGCGGGGCTCGATCAGCGGCGCGATCGTGTACGTGGCCCACCACATCACCGTGCAGACCACCCTCTTCCTCGTCGCCGGGCTCGTCGAACGGCGCGACGGCACCACGGAACTCACCCGGCTCGGCGGCCTGGCCAAGTCCGCGCCACTGCTCGCCGTGCTGTTCTTCGTGCCCGCCATGAACCTCGGGGGCATCCCGCCGCTCTCCGGGTTCATCGGCAAGCTCGGCCTGATGCGGGCGGGCGTCGACGACGGCGGCGGCTGGGCCTGGGCGCTGGTCGCCGCGTCCGCCGCCACCAGCCTGCTCACCCTCTACGTGATGGCGAAGGTCTGGAACCTCGCCTTCTGGCGCGACGCGCCGCCGGGGACCGAGGGCGAGGGCAGGGTGCTGGAGTCCGCCGAGGACGATCCGGGCGACGACAACAACGACGACAACGGCGACAACGGCGAGGACGAGGAGGCGAGGGCGACCGGGGCCGGGCGGAGCCTGCCGGTACCGGCGGGAGCCGTGGTCTCCGCCGGATTCCTGGGGCAGTCCATCACCACCACCAAGCGGCTGCCCTGGCCGATGCTGGTGGCGACCGGCGCCGCCGTCGCCCTCGGCCTGCTCTACACCGTGCTCGGCGGTCCCCTGACCACCTTCACCGACGCAGCCGCCGCCGAACTGCTCGCCCGCACCCCCTACATCGAGGCGGTGCTCGGCCGATGA
- a CDS encoding Na+/H+ antiporter subunit E, which translates to MSDLWRDRSPYSWSFRIGGGRRILDLPLVAWLTVIWILLWGTLSWANLVNGVIVAVSLCLAFPLPAVDLGLRLRPLGILRLAAYLLYDMFASSVAVTRQIFAKGPYRAAVVAVPLRVRSDLMLTATTVAVSNVPGGSVIEVRRSTATLFLHVLDADDPGEIERARRQVWRVEALVARAFGTVEDIARAARPVPEGNPSP; encoded by the coding sequence ATGAGCGACCTCTGGCGGGACCGTTCCCCCTACAGCTGGTCGTTCCGCATCGGCGGCGGCAGACGCATCCTCGACCTGCCGCTCGTCGCCTGGCTCACGGTCATCTGGATCCTGCTGTGGGGCACCCTGTCCTGGGCCAACCTCGTCAACGGCGTCATCGTCGCGGTGTCCCTGTGCCTGGCCTTCCCGCTGCCGGCCGTCGACCTCGGCCTGCGGCTGCGCCCGCTGGGCATCCTGCGGCTCGCGGCCTACCTGCTGTACGACATGTTCGCCTCCAGCGTCGCGGTCACCCGGCAGATCTTCGCCAAGGGCCCCTACCGCGCCGCGGTCGTCGCCGTGCCGCTGCGGGTGCGCAGCGACCTCATGCTCACCGCCACCACCGTCGCCGTCTCGAACGTGCCGGGCGGCTCCGTGATCGAGGTGCGCCGGTCGACGGCCACCCTGTTCCTGCACGTCCTCGACGCCGACGACCCCGGCGAGATCGAGCGGGCCCGGCGGCAGGTGTGGCGCGTGGAGGCACTCGTCGCCCGCGCCTTCGGCACCGTCGAGGACATCGCCCGCGCCGCCCGTCCCGTACCGGAAGGGAACCCTTCGCCGTGA
- a CDS encoding monovalent cation/H+ antiporter complex subunit F, with the protein MTTLHDVEEAVLVASLVMILVAGALLLYRIWYGPSMLDRAVALDVAAALIIAGIAVKAAHDGDSFYFPVMLVLAFLGFTGSVGIARFIAVRDRPTRRADGTEDHR; encoded by the coding sequence GTGACCACCCTGCACGACGTCGAGGAGGCCGTGCTGGTCGCCTCGCTGGTGATGATCCTCGTCGCGGGCGCCCTGCTGCTGTACCGCATCTGGTACGGCCCGTCGATGCTGGACCGCGCGGTCGCGCTGGACGTGGCGGCGGCGCTCATCATCGCCGGCATCGCCGTCAAGGCCGCCCACGACGGCGACTCCTTCTACTTCCCGGTGATGCTGGTGCTCGCCTTCCTCGGCTTCACGGGCTCGGTGGGCATCGCCCGGTTCATCGCCGTACGCGACCGGCCAACGCGGCGGGCGGACGGCACGGAGGACCACCGGTGA
- the mnhG gene encoding monovalent cation/H(+) antiporter subunit G, which yields MNAWTEAADLIGVVLLFLGCLQCLLGVIGMLRLPDVLSRSHAATKPQTLGILLVLAGVTLRLRHSIDMGTLALIVFFQFLTSPVASHLVARSAYRTGQTGSRGLLRDDLDPQLSDGEQRGE from the coding sequence GTGAACGCCTGGACCGAGGCCGCCGACCTGATCGGGGTCGTACTGCTCTTCCTCGGCTGCCTGCAGTGCCTGCTCGGAGTGATCGGGATGCTCCGCCTCCCCGACGTGCTCTCCCGCAGCCACGCCGCCACCAAACCGCAGACGCTCGGCATCCTCCTCGTCCTCGCCGGGGTGACGCTGCGGCTGCGGCACAGCATCGACATGGGCACCCTCGCGCTCATCGTCTTCTTCCAGTTCCTCACCAGCCCGGTCGCCTCCCACCTGGTGGCCCGATCCGCCTACCGCACCGGCCAGACCGGGTCCCGGGGCCTGCTCCGGGACGACCTGGACCCGCAGTTGAGCGACGGGGAGCAGCGAGGGGAGTAG
- a CDS encoding NUDIX hydrolase family protein, with the protein MTETTPGWLTTDELEMARARMPILYVEAVPVRVDDSGEVTSVGLLLRIGPDGTVSRTLVSGRVLHHERVRDALLRHLEKDLGPVALPRVPASLQPFTVAEYFPTHGVTPYHDPRQHAVSLAYVVPVAGDCRPRQDALDLVWFDPREALSEAVQSEMPGGHGVLLKQALAHAGCVV; encoded by the coding sequence ATGACCGAGACCACGCCGGGCTGGCTGACGACCGACGAACTGGAGATGGCACGCGCCCGCATGCCGATCCTGTACGTCGAGGCGGTGCCCGTGCGCGTCGACGACAGCGGCGAAGTCACCAGCGTGGGCCTGCTCCTGCGCATCGGCCCCGACGGGACGGTCAGCCGGACGCTGGTCTCCGGGCGGGTCCTGCACCACGAGCGGGTCCGGGACGCCCTGCTGCGTCACCTGGAGAAGGACCTCGGCCCGGTGGCGCTGCCGCGGGTGCCCGCCTCGCTCCAGCCGTTCACGGTGGCCGAATACTTCCCCACGCACGGGGTGACGCCGTACCACGACCCCCGGCAGCACGCCGTGTCCCTTGCCTACGTCGTGCCCGTCGCCGGCGACTGCCGGCCCCGGCAGGACGCGCTGGACCTGGTCTGGTTCGATCCGCGCGAGGCGCTGTCCGAGGCGGTGCAGAGCGAGATGCCGGGCGGGCACGGGGTGCTGCTGAAGCAGGCGCTGGCGCACGCGGGCTGCGTGGTCTGA
- a CDS encoding amidohydrolase family protein, with product MAAGPVEERLAVLELVDHHCHGAVTHDLDRAGFESLLTEGEAWPGVSPFDSPVGLAVRRHCAPLLDLPRHAPADVYLARRAELGAEEVNRRFLRAAGTGVFCLDTGFAPDPVTTPEELAGAAGAVAYEVVRLECVAEAVAARGVEPDAYAAAFRAAAWEAVRRPGVVGVKSVAAYRTGFDLDPACPSPAEVTEAARHWLARGGRLDDPVLVRHLLWTAVDLGRPLQLHTGFGDSDIRMHRVDPTHLTDWLHLTAGTIPVLLLHCWPYQRQAAYLSAVFERVHVDVGLTLHHVGPARAGAILAEALEITPFRKLLYSSDAYGVAEFHHLGALAFRRGLGRLLGERVAADEMALPDALRIARWAGRDNARRVYGLPGGPREEAPDDEAPGGKAPGDEAPDDG from the coding sequence GTGGCGGCCGGCCCCGTGGAGGAGCGGCTCGCCGTGCTGGAACTGGTCGACCACCACTGCCACGGCGCGGTCACCCACGACCTGGACCGGGCGGGCTTCGAGTCCCTGCTCACCGAGGGCGAGGCGTGGCCCGGCGTCTCCCCCTTCGACAGCCCCGTCGGCCTGGCCGTCCGCCGCCACTGCGCTCCCCTGCTGGACCTGCCGCGCCACGCGCCCGCCGACGTGTACCTGGCCCGGCGGGCCGAACTGGGCGCCGAGGAGGTCAACCGGCGGTTCCTGCGCGCGGCGGGCACCGGGGTGTTCTGCTTGGACACCGGGTTCGCCCCGGACCCGGTGACGACACCGGAGGAACTGGCCGGTGCCGCGGGCGCGGTGGCGTACGAGGTGGTGCGGCTGGAGTGCGTCGCGGAGGCGGTGGCGGCCCGGGGCGTCGAACCGGACGCGTACGCGGCGGCGTTCCGGGCGGCGGCCTGGGAGGCGGTACGGCGGCCGGGCGTGGTGGGTGTCAAGTCGGTGGCGGCCTACCGCACCGGCTTCGACCTGGACCCGGCGTGTCCCTCGCCGGCGGAGGTCACCGAGGCCGCCCGGCACTGGCTGGCCCGCGGCGGCCGGCTCGACGACCCGGTGCTCGTACGGCACCTGCTGTGGACCGCGGTCGACCTCGGGCGCCCTCTGCAACTGCACACCGGGTTCGGCGACAGCGACATCCGCATGCACCGCGTGGACCCCACCCACCTGACCGACTGGCTGCACCTGACCGCCGGCACGATCCCGGTCCTGCTGCTGCACTGCTGGCCCTACCAGCGCCAGGCGGCCTATCTGTCGGCGGTCTTCGAACGGGTCCACGTCGACGTGGGCCTCACCCTGCACCACGTCGGTCCCGCCCGGGCGGGCGCGATCCTCGCGGAGGCGCTGGAGATCACACCGTTCCGCAAGCTGCTGTACAGCTCCGACGCCTACGGGGTGGCCGAATTCCACCACCTGGGGGCGCTGGCCTTCCGGCGAGGGCTGGGCAGGCTGCTCGGGGAGCGGGTGGCCGCCGACGAGATGGCCCTGCCGGACGCGCTGCGCATCGCCCGCTGGGCGGGGCGCGACAACGCGCGCCGGGTCTACGGGCTGCCGGGCGGCCCGCGCGAAGAAGCACCGGACGACGAGGCTCCGGGCGGAAAGGCTCCGGGCGACGAGGCCCCGGACGACGGCTGA
- a CDS encoding glutamine synthetase family protein, with protein MIDGGPVPGGRPGEVERATALSAELTGQDVHGVVLAYVDTAGIGRVKTVPTAKLAAAAAWGVGMSPVFDTFLANDAIVTTDVLGSPDGDLRLHPDLDRLTVLSAQPGWAWAPVDRITQEGEPHPACGRTVLRRIVAEAARSYGLSFKAAVEIEWAVGRGDTPGDDFVPAVSGPAYGAVRQVELSDCAADLLAALAAQGVDVEQLHPEYAAGQFEVSVGALDPVAAADRSVLVRQTIRAVSRRHGLRVSFAPAVLGQGGGNGGHLHLSAWRDGRNLHAGGPGRYGMTAEAESFVAGVLDHLPALTAMTAPSPASHLRLRPSQWAGVFTAWGRETREAALRVVTGTTGVRDRAANLEVKPVDLAANPYLALASVIAAGLDGLASSTPLPEETRGDPARLDAADAAARGVRRLPVSLAESVGAFRADGVLRAALGPVLADAVIAVRRGEIDAVDGLDDDRVAAAYRWMY; from the coding sequence GTGATCGATGGCGGCCCCGTTCCCGGCGGGCGTCCGGGTGAGGTCGAGCGGGCCACCGCGCTGAGCGCGGAGCTGACCGGGCAGGACGTGCACGGGGTGGTGCTGGCGTACGTCGACACGGCGGGCATCGGCCGGGTGAAGACCGTGCCCACCGCGAAGCTCGCCGCGGCCGCGGCCTGGGGCGTCGGCATGTCCCCGGTGTTCGACACGTTCCTGGCGAACGACGCGATCGTCACCACGGACGTCCTCGGCTCCCCCGACGGCGACCTGCGCCTCCACCCCGACCTCGACCGGCTGACCGTACTGTCCGCGCAGCCCGGCTGGGCGTGGGCGCCGGTCGACCGGATCACACAGGAGGGCGAGCCGCACCCGGCCTGCGGACGCACCGTGCTGCGCCGGATCGTCGCCGAGGCCGCCCGGTCGTACGGGCTCTCGTTCAAGGCCGCCGTCGAGATCGAGTGGGCCGTGGGCCGGGGTGACACACCCGGTGACGACTTCGTCCCGGCGGTGTCCGGACCGGCGTACGGCGCCGTCCGGCAGGTCGAGCTGAGCGACTGCGCCGCCGACCTGCTGGCGGCGCTCGCGGCGCAGGGCGTGGACGTGGAGCAGCTGCATCCCGAGTACGCGGCGGGGCAGTTCGAGGTCTCGGTCGGTGCCCTCGACCCGGTGGCGGCGGCCGACCGCAGCGTGCTGGTGCGGCAGACGATCCGGGCCGTGTCCCGGCGGCACGGGCTGCGGGTCTCCTTCGCCCCGGCGGTCCTCGGCCAGGGCGGCGGCAACGGCGGGCACCTCCACCTCTCCGCCTGGCGCGACGGGCGGAACCTGCACGCGGGCGGTCCGGGCCGGTACGGGATGACGGCCGAGGCCGAGTCCTTCGTGGCCGGGGTGCTGGACCATCTCCCGGCGCTGACCGCGATGACCGCGCCGAGCCCGGCCAGTCACCTGCGGCTGCGTCCCTCGCAGTGGGCGGGGGTGTTCACCGCCTGGGGCCGGGAGACCCGCGAGGCCGCCCTGCGGGTCGTCACCGGCACCACCGGCGTGCGTGACCGGGCGGCGAACCTGGAGGTCAAACCGGTCGACCTGGCCGCCAACCCCTACCTCGCGCTCGCCTCGGTGATCGCCGCCGGGCTGGACGGGCTCGCGTCGTCCACGCCGCTGCCCGAGGAGACCAGGGGCGACCCGGCCCGGCTCGACGCCGCCGACGCCGCGGCCCGGGGGGTGCGCCGGCTGCCGGTGTCCCTGGCGGAGTCGGTCGGGGCGTTCCGCGCGGACGGTGTGCTCCGGGCCGCGCTGGGGCCCGTCCTGGCCGACGCCGTGATCGCGGTGCGACGGGGGGAGATCGACGCGGTCGACGGGCTCGACGACGACCGGGTGGCGGCGGCCTACCGCTGGATGTACTGA